Proteins found in one Lutimonas zeaxanthinifaciens genomic segment:
- a CDS encoding nuclear transport factor 2 family protein, with protein MKKLTLVLLMVFTIVTYSQKKKNGTIYSEHPAIDVVEDLKKAFVAGDSDKVMSLLADDYKYWNGTNSNKDAKPGTREGAGKNVKWWKENVAYLSMERTNGAYPDAIEYKDDNQKDVVWVQTWDHLKGVHNGTGVKIDMPVHRLYVVNADNKIETVIDYSDRTVWRELNESFEARKNGTIYNHHDYINSVRRMMAALENKDMEKFYSYYHDDARFRNIHMAVGTDAMTLEQDREGMQKMMEAFDITSIDVQGYPDYLNYGLGNAKVVQSWWKVRMTRKSDDKKIVMPLFLIHDFDDDGKIVGENAYYSASLMQN; from the coding sequence ATGAAAAAATTAACGCTTGTTTTATTGATGGTGTTTACCATCGTTACCTATTCTCAAAAAAAGAAAAATGGTACAATTTATTCGGAACATCCTGCCATTGATGTAGTTGAAGATTTAAAAAAGGCATTTGTTGCCGGTGATTCAGACAAAGTCATGAGTTTACTTGCCGATGACTACAAATACTGGAACGGGACCAATTCGAACAAAGATGCAAAACCGGGAACCAGAGAAGGAGCGGGTAAAAATGTAAAATGGTGGAAAGAAAATGTTGCTTACCTAAGTATGGAAAGAACCAATGGAGCCTATCCCGATGCCATAGAATACAAAGATGATAATCAAAAAGATGTGGTATGGGTACAAACATGGGACCATCTAAAAGGAGTTCATAACGGTACAGGAGTAAAGATAGATATGCCTGTCCACAGACTTTATGTTGTAAATGCCGATAATAAAATTGAAACGGTAATTGATTATAGCGATCGTACAGTTTGGCGAGAATTAAATGAAAGTTTTGAGGCAAGAAAAAACGGGACCATTTACAATCATCATGATTATATAAATAGCGTCAGGCGAATGATGGCGGCTCTTGAGAACAAGGATATGGAAAAATTTTACAGCTACTATCACGATGATGCGCGTTTCCGGAATATTCATATGGCCGTTGGAACAGATGCTATGACCCTTGAGCAGGATCGTGAGGGAATGCAAAAAATGATGGAGGCCTTTGATATTACCAGTATTGACGTTCAGGGTTATCCGGATTACCTGAATTATGGGTTGGGAAATGCCAAGGTTGTACAATCATGGTGGAAGGTCAGGATGACCAGAAAGTCGGACGATAAAAAAATTGTGATGCCTTTATTTTTGATTCATGATTTTGATGATGATGGAAAGATTGTAGGTGAAAATGCCTATTACAGTG
- a CDS encoding AsmA-like C-terminal region-containing protein, translated as MVAKSVKNSGILRVLFRGVIILLSIMLLLGLGFFMYLNSRKNDISKELLTQVNKKLIGDFSVEEIALGSLWSYPDLKVTLRKLRFDAPERQDLNSGKRLILGIETAVFKANLSEILSNQILIEDLFIQGVLLRIERDSLGEMVISEGFTPIEINDPLKEKEQSDDKNLYDEVPGFFLKIPNVRIENLRVEIIDRQKDLLIPFESNEVEGDFQLRNDLISGKASIHMLPMNLNVIEQLYLNKIPLILTSDYSVELNDRRVLLTDAELQMEDEKYSLMYDYRYDDDPQMVFELSSHNPGVDLSTLFIEKKDTLENEKRIKLMGVGQFDASLSWDPDNSAPFFEALTADFSIEGRDLKVHGIDLDKLIDKYKRSQEFNLADAGAVMFAGPAGLAVTKGSDFASLAFMKAGDSTDVAHFLADWNLRQGKLSTGDVAMSTKNNLVSTSGWYWVQTDSLDFKINVLDKRGCELIGQRIFGQASNPEYGKVNILKTFFGPVTNFFRNIGLAKCDTIYAGKVLHPSKVDPSQE; from the coding sequence ATGGTAGCAAAATCTGTAAAAAATTCGGGAATATTAAGAGTCTTATTTCGTGGTGTCATTATATTGCTTAGCATAATGTTGCTTTTAGGTTTGGGCTTTTTTATGTATCTAAATAGCCGAAAGAATGATATCAGCAAGGAGCTACTGACTCAGGTGAACAAAAAATTAATCGGAGATTTTTCTGTTGAAGAAATCGCTCTTGGATCATTGTGGTCCTACCCGGATTTGAAAGTTACCTTGAGAAAGCTGAGATTTGACGCTCCCGAAAGGCAGGATTTGAATTCTGGGAAAAGGTTAATTCTGGGAATTGAAACAGCTGTTTTTAAAGCAAACCTCAGTGAAATATTATCCAATCAAATCCTGATTGAAGATTTGTTTATTCAGGGAGTTCTGCTTCGCATAGAAAGGGACAGTCTAGGTGAAATGGTCATTTCCGAGGGATTTACTCCAATAGAAATTAATGATCCATTAAAGGAAAAAGAACAATCGGATGATAAGAATCTGTACGATGAGGTTCCCGGCTTTTTTTTAAAAATTCCAAATGTTCGTATTGAAAATTTGCGTGTCGAGATCATAGACAGACAAAAAGATTTACTTATACCCTTTGAAAGCAATGAAGTAGAGGGAGATTTTCAATTAAGGAATGATTTGATCAGTGGAAAGGCATCCATTCATATGTTACCAATGAATCTTAATGTTATCGAACAATTGTATCTCAACAAAATTCCTCTTATCCTTACTTCCGATTACTCAGTTGAGTTAAATGACAGGCGTGTTTTGTTAACTGATGCCGAGCTTCAGATGGAAGATGAGAAATACAGCTTGATGTATGATTATCGCTATGATGATGACCCACAGATGGTCTTTGAGTTGTCTTCTCATAACCCGGGAGTAGACCTTTCAACCTTATTTATTGAAAAAAAAGATACTTTGGAAAATGAGAAACGAATTAAATTGATGGGTGTTGGTCAGTTTGATGCAAGTCTAAGCTGGGACCCTGATAATTCTGCTCCGTTTTTTGAAGCATTAACTGCGGATTTTTCGATAGAAGGAAGAGATTTAAAAGTACATGGAATTGATCTTGACAAGCTCATTGATAAATATAAGCGAAGCCAGGAATTTAATCTTGCCGATGCAGGTGCCGTTATGTTTGCAGGGCCCGCCGGTCTGGCCGTTACGAAGGGTTCAGATTTTGCCAGCCTCGCCTTTATGAAGGCTGGAGATTCCACTGATGTGGCGCATTTTCTTGCGGACTGGAACCTCAGACAAGGAAAGCTTAGCACGGGAGATGTTGCCATGAGCACAAAAAATAATCTTGTATCAACCTCAGGATGGTATTGGGTTCAGACGGACAGCCTTGATTTCAAGATCAATGTTCTCGATAAAAGAGGATGCGAATTGATAGGGCAAAGAATCTTTGGTCAGGCCTCAAATCCTGAATATGGAAAAGTGAACATTCTTAAAACCTTTTTTGGTCCTGTCACCAATTTCTTTCGAAATATAGGACTGGCTAAATGCGACACGATCTACGCAGGAAAAGTACTTCATCCAAGCAAGGTTGATCCTTCCCAGGAGTAA